One genomic window of Sphingobacterium oryzagri includes the following:
- a CDS encoding tetratricopeptide repeat protein, with protein sequence MNTKQIIVLVIVVALMGALLARPIKGLVTENKATTASAASASSSAFNFQSVSDLTKQTINAGLAQEITALEAKVADASGQEKIALLEELAKKWDDLAKYAPQGFIYEEMAKISPKFEYWLKAGDAFRSAYTNLQDTAMATELNRLAIQSYEHATELDGNNLDAKTGLGAAMVTGTNNPMAGIALLREVVAKDPKNIQANKTLGLFSLQSRQFDKAIERFKTIVELKPDAESYFYLATGYENIGLKNEAIAAFQKSKELAADPSLSQFIDRRVEELSK encoded by the coding sequence ATGAATACCAAACAAATAATAGTACTCGTAATCGTTGTGGCTCTAATGGGTGCATTGCTTGCGCGCCCTATTAAAGGTTTGGTGACTGAAAATAAAGCGACAACTGCCTCGGCAGCTTCCGCTTCTTCCTCCGCTTTTAATTTTCAAAGTGTATCTGATTTAACTAAACAGACGATCAACGCCGGTTTGGCTCAGGAGATCACTGCGTTGGAAGCGAAAGTTGCGGATGCAAGCGGCCAAGAGAAGATCGCTTTGTTGGAAGAGCTTGCAAAAAAATGGGACGATTTAGCCAAATATGCGCCTCAGGGATTTATTTATGAGGAAATGGCGAAAATTTCTCCTAAATTTGAGTATTGGTTGAAAGCCGGTGATGCCTTCCGATCAGCATACACCAATTTGCAAGATACAGCTATGGCAACAGAACTTAATCGATTGGCAATTCAATCGTATGAGCATGCTACCGAGCTGGATGGAAACAATTTGGATGCAAAAACGGGCTTAGGCGCCGCAATGGTGACTGGAACAAACAATCCTATGGCAGGAATTGCATTGTTGAGGGAAGTAGTCGCAAAGGATCCAAAAAATATTCAAGCAAACAAAACGTTGGGATTGTTTTCATTGCAGTCCCGTCAATTTGACAAAGCGATTGAGCGTTTCAAGACCATTGTCGAGTTGAAACCTGATGCCGAATCGTATTTCTATTTGGCAACGGGGTATGAAAATATTGGGTTGAAAAATGAAGCCATCGCTGCTTTTCAAAAAAGCAAAGAGCTGGCGGCAGATCCTTCCCTATCGCAGTTCATCGACCGTCGGGTTGAAGAATTGAGCAAGTAA
- a CDS encoding Rne/Rng family ribonuclease: MVKELIIDSTPDKGVTIALLQDKQLVELNKEKADNNFAVGDIYLGRIKKIMPGLNAAFVDVGYEKDAFLHYLDLGPQVQSLLKLTRIVKNGSYQEKLLNSLKLEKDIDKAGKISDILNRNVLLPVQIAKEPISTKGPRLSSDLSIAGRFVVLVPFSSTVSISKRIKGNAERSRLKKIVESIKPANFGVIIRTVSEGKGVDEMQKDLLDLISKWELFTKRLKTVEPSHKVLGEMDRASTILRDILTDEFAHIHVNDLALFDEVKSYVQEISPDLEKIVKLYKHKEPIFDHFGVERQIKASFGKTVNLQGGAYLVIEHTEALHVVDVNSGNRIASKENQEENALLVNKEAAKEIARQLRLRDMGGIVVIDFIDMHKPANRKELYSYLKECMANDRAKHTILPPSKFGLVQITRQRVRPEMSVVTSEKCPACEGTGEIRSSIVLLDDIENNLSFILQEQNEKGVTLAVHPYIGAYITSGLFSRRVKWFFKYGKWIKIKTVSSYYLTQFRFFNSKEEEIKL; this comes from the coding sequence TTGGTAAAGGAACTAATTATCGATTCTACTCCCGATAAAGGAGTGACTATTGCTTTACTACAGGACAAACAGCTGGTTGAGCTGAACAAGGAAAAGGCCGATAATAATTTTGCCGTTGGTGATATTTATCTCGGTAGGATCAAAAAGATCATGCCCGGCCTTAATGCCGCTTTCGTAGATGTAGGCTACGAAAAAGATGCGTTCTTACATTATTTGGATTTAGGACCTCAGGTTCAGTCTTTACTCAAGCTGACGCGTATCGTAAAGAATGGCAGCTATCAAGAGAAGCTGCTCAATAGTTTGAAACTTGAAAAGGATATCGATAAAGCCGGTAAAATTTCGGATATTTTAAACCGAAATGTGCTTTTGCCAGTACAAATTGCTAAAGAACCTATCTCTACAAAGGGGCCCAGACTTAGTTCTGACCTTTCTATTGCAGGTAGATTTGTTGTATTGGTTCCGTTTTCAAGTACGGTTTCCATATCCAAGAGAATTAAAGGTAATGCCGAACGTTCACGACTGAAAAAGATTGTAGAAAGTATTAAACCTGCAAACTTTGGCGTCATCATACGAACGGTATCAGAAGGGAAAGGCGTTGATGAAATGCAAAAAGACCTTTTGGACCTCATCTCGAAATGGGAACTTTTTACCAAACGCCTTAAAACTGTTGAACCTTCCCACAAAGTACTCGGTGAGATGGATAGAGCTTCTACCATTCTGCGGGATATTTTAACGGATGAGTTTGCCCATATCCATGTCAATGATTTAGCCTTATTTGATGAGGTAAAATCGTATGTGCAGGAGATTTCTCCAGATCTGGAGAAGATAGTCAAACTTTATAAACATAAAGAGCCTATTTTCGACCATTTCGGTGTGGAAAGACAAATTAAGGCTTCTTTCGGCAAAACGGTGAACTTGCAAGGTGGTGCTTATCTCGTGATCGAGCATACTGAAGCGCTCCACGTGGTGGATGTGAATAGTGGTAACCGCATTGCTAGTAAAGAGAATCAAGAAGAAAATGCGTTGCTGGTCAATAAAGAGGCCGCAAAAGAAATCGCAAGGCAATTGCGATTACGCGATATGGGAGGCATCGTGGTCATCGATTTTATTGATATGCACAAGCCTGCTAATCGTAAAGAGTTGTACAGTTATCTGAAGGAGTGCATGGCTAACGACCGTGCAAAGCATACCATCCTTCCGCCAAGCAAATTTGGTTTGGTACAGATCACAAGACAACGCGTTAGACCGGAAATGAGTGTCGTGACAAGTGAAAAATGTCCGGCTTGTGAAGGTACTGGCGAAATCCGCTCAAGCATTGTATTGCTTGATGACATCGAAAACAATTTGAGTTTTATCTTACAAGAGCAAAACGAAAAAGGCGTGACACTCGCTGTGCACCCTTACATAGGCGCCTACATTACGTCGGGTTTGTTCTCAAGAAGAGTCAAATGGTTTTTCAAATACGGCAAGTGGATTAAAATTAAGACCGTATCATCTTATTATCTGACGCAGTTTCGATTCTTCAATAGTAAAGAAGAAGAAATTAAGTTATAA